A single window of Candidatus Edwardsbacteria bacterium DNA harbors:
- a CDS encoding FtsX-like permease family protein, translated as MILKLALRNIFRQKRRTVFTVLTMVGGFTLASLSIGIADGSYNHLIDVFTRTQTGHIQIHKGDYLDKPSLYKTIDGYQDVGNKIETVRGVESWAPQLFAPGLASLNDKSSAVQMIGIDPRRETATTHFDKKIKQGILFPEQPGHFAVIGKGLAQSLKADLDSQIVIVSQAADGSIANDIYTVCGIMESGDDYKDRMSFYLHLADAQELMVLEGRVHQISINVSNIKKVPGITRRLSQELSGMGLDVEPWQVVAKTFYRSMQADKQGNVVFHFIIMLIVAIGVLNTVLMAVLERTREYGVLKALGTRPSQIFRMVVIEVMAMAAISLVIGSLLGLLVNYIFSIYGFNIPPTEVGGIVMDTMKSEINAPSIYIPTLLVFFSALLVCIFPARMASKIQPARAMRLH; from the coding sequence ATGATACTTAAATTGGCCCTAAGAAATATTTTCCGTCAAAAACGGCGCACGGTTTTTACGGTGCTGACCATGGTGGGCGGTTTTACCCTGGCCTCCCTGAGCATCGGCATCGCCGACGGCTCCTACAACCACCTGATAGACGTCTTTACCCGCACCCAGACCGGCCACATCCAGATTCACAAAGGCGACTACCTGGACAAGCCGTCGCTTTACAAGACCATAGACGGCTATCAGGACGTAGGCAATAAGATAGAGACCGTCAGAGGGGTGGAATCCTGGGCACCGCAGTTATTCGCTCCGGGGCTGGCCTCGCTGAACGACAAGAGCAGCGCTGTGCAGATGATCGGGATCGACCCCCGACGGGAGACGGCCACCACCCATTTTGACAAAAAGATCAAACAGGGAATATTATTCCCGGAGCAGCCCGGTCATTTTGCGGTGATAGGCAAGGGCCTGGCACAAAGCCTCAAAGCTGATCTGGACAGTCAGATAGTGATAGTCTCCCAGGCTGCCGATGGCTCCATCGCCAACGATATCTACACCGTCTGCGGGATCATGGAGAGCGGAGACGATTATAAAGATCGGATGTCCTTCTACCTGCACCTGGCCGATGCCCAGGAGCTGATGGTCCTGGAGGGCCGGGTCCACCAGATCAGCATCAATGTTTCCAACATCAAAAAAGTGCCGGGGATAACACGCCGGTTATCACAAGAGCTTTCGGGGATGGGTCTGGACGTCGAGCCATGGCAGGTGGTGGCCAAGACCTTCTACCGGAGCATGCAGGCCGACAAGCAAGGCAACGTCGTATTTCACTTCATCATCATGCTGATAGTGGCTATCGGCGTACTGAACACCGTGCTGATGGCGGTGCTGGAGCGCACCAGGGAATACGGGGTCTTAAAAGCCCTGGGAACCCGGCCATCGCAGATATTCCGGATGGTGGTGATAGAGGTAATGGCCATGGCCGCAATCAGTCTTGTTATAGGCAGCCTGTTAGGGCTTCTGGTCAACTATATTTTCTCTATCTACGGATTTAATATCCCTCCCACCGAGGTGGGTGGCATAGTGATGGACACCATGAAATCCGAGATCAACGCCCCGAGCATTTACATCCCCACCCTGCTGGTCTTTTTCTCGGCCCTGCTGGTCTGCATATTTCCGGCGAGGATGGCATCTAAGATTCAACCTGCCCGGGCCATGCGTTTACACTGA
- a CDS encoding outer membrane lipoprotein-sorting protein, protein MKRTLLAFVLMLLTLGRLNGQPEDRAREIIKKVDQLYRSNSSYAQMEMEISTPHWQRTLSLEAWTKGTDKTFILINSPKKESGTATLRIKNEMWNYLPQTAKVIKVPPSMMMGSWMGSDFNNDDLVRESSMLDDYTYTMITPAEPEPGMLSLEMIPKENAAVVWGKIILTVREKDYLPVRQEYYDEKGRMMRLMEFKEIKVMGGKTIPTVMELISQTKEGNRTVIRYLKTDFDIPLKEGIFSLRNLKKGR, encoded by the coding sequence ATGAAAAGAACATTATTGGCATTTGTCCTGATGCTGCTGACCCTGGGCCGCCTAAATGGCCAGCCGGAGGACCGGGCCCGGGAGATCATCAAAAAGGTGGATCAATTATACCGTAGCAACAGCAGTTACGCTCAGATGGAAATGGAGATCAGCACCCCACACTGGCAGCGGACCCTTTCGCTGGAGGCATGGACCAAGGGCACCGACAAGACTTTCATCCTTATCAACTCTCCCAAGAAGGAAAGCGGTACCGCCACCCTGCGCATCAAGAACGAGATGTGGAACTACCTGCCCCAGACCGCCAAGGTGATCAAGGTGCCGCCCTCAATGATGATGGGCTCCTGGATGGGCTCAGACTTCAACAACGACGACCTGGTGCGCGAGTCATCGATGCTGGACGATTATACCTATACGATGATCACTCCGGCGGAGCCGGAGCCGGGGATGCTCAGCCTGGAGATGATCCCCAAAGAGAACGCTGCCGTAGTCTGGGGCAAGATTATATTGACTGTCAGGGAGAAGGATTACCTGCCGGTCCGGCAGGAATATTACGACGAGAAGGGCCGAATGATGCGGCTGATGGAATTCAAAGAGATCAAGGTAATGGGCGGCAAGACCATCCCGACAGTTATGGAGCTGATATCCCAGACCAAGGAAGGCAACCGGACGGTCATCCGTTACCTGAAGACCGATTTTGACATCCCCCTGAAAGAGGGTATATTTTCCCTGCGCAATCTGAAAAAAGGCCGGTAA
- a CDS encoding YigZ family protein, with protein MKIIQGLKQINPFIVDRRSKYAVTSFPVLSEDDFKEKIKLLLKDKKFRQADHNIVAYRIKTGDGRILEYKNDGYNSPSKETGAGVMMLEIMRKRKAENLCLVVTRWYGGVHLGADRFKHVRDATIEILK; from the coding sequence ATGAAGATTATTCAAGGCTTAAAGCAGATAAATCCTTTTATAGTGGACCGAAGATCCAAGTACGCGGTCACTTCTTTTCCGGTCCTTTCGGAGGATGATTTTAAGGAAAAGATTAAGCTTCTATTGAAAGACAAGAAATTCCGTCAGGCCGATCACAACATCGTTGCTTACCGGATAAAAACCGGCGACGGAAGAATTCTTGAATATAAAAACGACGGCTATAATTCCCCGTCAAAGGAGACCGGGGCCGGGGTGATGATGCTGGAGATCATGCGGAAGAGAAAGGCGGAGAACCTCTGCTTGGTGGTCACCCGCTGGTACGGCGGTGTGCACCTGGGAGCAGACCGGTTCAAGCACGTAAGGGATGCGACAATTGAAATATTAAAATGA